In Segatella copri, the DNA window AAATCGTAACATTTTGAGTGATATTGCTTACTTTTTGTTATAAACTACCTGTTTTTATTACTTGCAGAGCTCTACTTTGCCCAATTGCTGCTCTTTGTCGCAGTAGTGGCAACGTACGATACCGAGCACTTTGTCTACGGTATGGAAGAGGGTCTGCATAGGCTCGTTGTTGGTGATGCACTTAGGGTTGTTGCACTTTACGATGCCCTTCAGCGTATCAGGAGTCTTGACGGTCTTCTTTTCTACGATTTCGTAGTCTTTGATGATACTCAGTCCGATGTTAGGCGCAACGACAGAGAGTCGGTTGATTTCCTCATCGGTAAAATACTTGTTGGCAACCTTGATGATGCCCTTCTTGCCAATCTTCTTGCTTGGCAGGTTGTAGCCGATAGTAACAGGAGTCTCCATCTTCTCCAACTGGAGCAGATTTACTACCTGATAGGTCTTTTCGGCTGGTATATGGTCGATTACGGTACCGTTCTCGATAGCCGCAACCACTAATTGACTTTTATTGTTTCCCATCTCTTTTTTTTTTAATGTTGAGTGTTGAATGTTGAGTGTTGAGTGTTGAATGTTGAGTGTTGAATGTTGAGTGTTGAGTGAGGCTTGCGCCCTTGAGGGCCATGTTAGGTGTCCGTTAGGCAACTTAACATTCAACATTCAACATTCAACATTATTCAATATTCAACATTCAACATTATTCAATTATGCTTTTATCGTTTTTCACATCATCGAGCGAGATGCCGAGGCAGTGGCAGAAGATAGCCTCACGCGCATAGAGGCCGTTCTGAGCCTGCTGGATATAGTATGCATGTGGATCATCATCTACATCGTAAGCAATTTCGTTCACGCGTGGCAGCGGATGCATGATCTTCATGTTTTCCTTCGCCTTGCAGAGCATGTCACGCTTCAGGATATACACGTTCTTTACGCGCTCATACTCCATCAGGTCGCTGAAACGCTCCTTCTGTACACGGGTCATGTAGAGGATGTCGGCACCTGCAATCACATCTTCGTTAAAGTCCTCGTGCTCAACATATTTAATGTTGTGCTCCTTGCAGTAGAGTTTGTACTCTTCTGGCATGGCGAGTTCCTTAGGTGCGATGAAATGGAAGGTAGGATTGAAGTGGCGCATAGCTGTGATAAGTGAGTGAACGGTGCGGCCATATTTGAGGTCACCCACAAGATAGATGTTCAAGTTCTCCAGGGTACCCTGGGTCTTGTAGATAGAGTAGAGGTCGAGCAGGCACTGTGAAGGATGCATGTGAGCGCCGTCGCCTGCATTTACGATAGGCACTGGTGCTACCTCACTGGCATACTGGGCTGCTCCCTCGATGAAATGGCGCATGGCGATTACATCGGCATAGTTGCTTACCATCAGGATGGTATCCTTGAGGGTCTCACCCTTGGTGGTACTGGATGTCTTGGCATCAGAGAAACCAATGACACGGGCACCAAGACGGTTGGCAGCGGTTTGGAAACTGAGTTGGGTACGAGTAGATGGCTCGAAGAAAAGGGTCGCTACGACCTTTCCCTTCAACAACTCCCTGTTCGGGTGCTTTTCGAACTCTTGCGCCATTTCCAGGAGGTACATGATTTTCTCCTTGGAAAGGTCAGCAATGGTCACAAAATTATGTTTTTCCATTTGAAATTTGATTGAATGTTCTAAAATCGCCCACAAAGTTACATAAAAAATCTGATTTATGTGCGATAAGTCAAAACTTTTATGTAATTTTGCACAAATATTTAAAGAAATAGTGATGAGAAAGCGATTTATACATATTTTATGGGCTGTTTTCGGCACTGGAATACTCATGGTAATTCTTGCCTTTGTTGCCATCTGGTTTGGAATGATTGGCTACATGCCCGACATCGAGGATCTGCAGAATCCTATCAACAGATTTGCCACCCAGGTTTACTCTGCCGATGGCAAGGTGCTTGGTACGTGGAACCTGAATAAGGAGAACCGTATCGTGATTCCTTACAAGAAAATGTCACCTTATTTAATTAAGGCACTGGTGGCTACTGAGGATGAGCGATTCTATGAGCATTCAGGTATCGACTTCCGTGCACTGGGACGTGCCATCGTCAAGCGTGGTATCCTGGGACAGACTAATGCGGGTGGTGGAAGTACCATCACGCAGCAGCTCGCCAAGCAGCTTTATTCTGAGAAGGCAGGCAGTACGATGGAACGATTGTTGCAGAAGCCGATAGAGTGGGTGATTGCGGTGAAGCTGGAACGCTATTATACCAAAGAGGAGATTCTGGCTCTCTATCTCAATTACTTCGATTTCCTGCACAATGCTGTAGGAATCAAGACGGCGGCCAATACCTATTTTAATAAGGAACCGAAGAATCTGACCCTCTGTGAGTCGGCAACGCTCATCGGACTGTGCAAGAATCCGTCGCTCTTCAATCCGGTTCGCTATCCGGAGAGAGCGAGGGAGCGCAGAAATGTGGTTCTTTCGCAGATGGTGAAGGCGGGATATCTGAGCCGGGGCGAGTATAGCCAGTGTGCTGCTGAGCCGCTGACACTCAATTTCCACCGTACCGACCATAAGGACGGTTCGGCTACTTATCTGCGTGAGTTCCTTCGCCAGTATATGATGGCTAAGCGTCCGGAGCGTAGTGATTATCCATCCTGGAACCGTGCCCAGTTTGTGGTGGATTCTATCCAGTGGGAGAATGATCCGCTCTATGGATGGTGCAACAAGAACTATAAGAAGGATGGTTCGCCATATAATGTATACAGTGATGGACTGAAGGTGTTTACAACTATCGATAGCCGTATACAGCAGTATGCGGAAGAGGCTATGTATCAGCATGTAGCCCGCTATCTGCAGCCTCGCTTCAGTGCAGAGATAGCCCGCAAACCAAGCTCGCCATACAGCGATAAGCTGACACCGAAACAGATTAAGAGTATACTGAACCGCAGTATCACCCAGAGTGAGCGTTACCGTACGATGAAGGCTGCGGGATATTCTGAGGATGAAATCAAGGCGGCATTCCGCAAGAAGCAGGAGATGACCGTATTTACCTATCATGGTGATATTGATACGCTGATGAGTCCGCTCGATTCTATCCGTTATTATAAGAGTTTTCTGCGTAGCGGTTTTATGAGCATGGATCCTAAGACGGGTGCTGTGAAGGCGTATGTGGGTGGATTGGATTATACTCATTTCATGTATGATATGGTAAGTCTGGGACGCCGGCAGGTGGGTTCTACCATCAAGCCATTCCTTTACAGTCTGGCGATGTCTAACGGCTTCCAGCCTTGTGATCTGGCGCCTAACCGTCAGCAGACCTATATGGTGGCTGGTCGTCCGTGGACGCCTCGCAATGCCAACCATTCACGTGCCGGACAGATGGTTCCGCTGAGTTGGGGATTGGCACAGAGTAGCAACTGGGTGAGTGCTTATCTGATGAGTAAGCTCAATCCGCAGCAGTTCGTACAGATGTTGCGCGACTTCGGCATCAACAATCCTGATATCCATGCATCCATGAGTCTCTGTCTGGGACCATGTGAGGTAAGTGTCAGCGAGATGGTGAGCGCTTATACCGTATTTGCCAACCACGGCATCCGTACTGCTCCAATGTTTGTGAGCCGTATCGAGGATAATGAAGGTAATACGATTGCTACCTTCCAGCCACGTATGAACGAGGTGATCAGTGCCGATAATGCCATGAAGATGCTTACCATGCTGATGGGCGTTGTGGATAATGGTACGGCAGGAAGACTGCGCTACCGTTATAACCTGGAAGGACAGATTGGCGCCAAGACCGGTACTACCAATAACAACAGCGACGGTTGGTTTATCGGCTTTACTCCACAACTCGTAAGTGGCTGCTGGGTAGGTGGTGAGGAGCGTGATATCCACTTCGATTCCATGAGTATGGGTCAGGGTGCTACCATGGCTTTGCCTATCTGGGCGATATTCATGAAGAAGGTTTATGCCGACCCGTCGCTGGGTATCAGTCCTGCTATCAAGTTCGATTTGCCGGAAGACTACAATCCTTGTTCCCGCAAGGCAGCCGAACAGGATGACTTTGAGGAAGTAGGAGGTGGCAGCATCGACGAAGTTTTCGAATAAAAACCAAGGCATTCGCCATTTTTGCATGTATTTATTTTAAATAGTGCAAAAATGGCGAATGTTATTTGTTTATATGCATTTTTTTTTGTATTTTTGCAGAGTTTTAGAACATGCATAGCCCGAATGATGTTTCTTCGGGTTTTTCAAAATAGAAATAAAATAAAAAATCATTATAATGAACGTTTCATACAAATGGCTTAAAGAATACGTCGATTTCGATTTGACACCACAGGAGACTGCGGACGCGTTGACCTCTTGCGGACTCGAAGTTGACGCTTTGGAAGAAGTTCAGTCTGTCAAGGGCGGACTGAAAGGTCTCTATGTGGGTAAAGTGTTGACATGTGAGGAGCATCCTAATAGTGATCACCTCCATGTTACAACCGTTGACTTAGGTAAGGGCGAACCTCAGCAGATTGTCTGTGGTGCTCCTAACGTTGCTGCAGGTCAGAAGGTTATCGTGGCTGATTTGGGCTGCGTGCTTTACGATGGCGACCAGAGTTTTACCATCAAGAAGAGCAAACTCCGCGGTGTAGAGAGTTTGGGTATGATCTGTGCTGAGGATGAGATTGGTGTAGGTACCTCT includes these proteins:
- the pyrI gene encoding aspartate carbamoyltransferase regulatory subunit; this translates as MGNNKSQLVVAAIENGTVIDHIPAEKTYQVVNLLQLEKMETPVTIGYNLPSKKIGKKGIIKVANKYFTDEEINRLSVVAPNIGLSIIKDYEIVEKKTVKTPDTLKGIVKCNNPKCITNNEPMQTLFHTVDKVLGIVRCHYCDKEQQLGKVELCK
- the pyrB gene encoding aspartate carbamoyltransferase is translated as MEKHNFVTIADLSKEKIMYLLEMAQEFEKHPNRELLKGKVVATLFFEPSTRTQLSFQTAANRLGARVIGFSDAKTSSTTKGETLKDTILMVSNYADVIAMRHFIEGAAQYASEVAPVPIVNAGDGAHMHPSQCLLDLYSIYKTQGTLENLNIYLVGDLKYGRTVHSLITAMRHFNPTFHFIAPKELAMPEEYKLYCKEHNIKYVEHEDFNEDVIAGADILYMTRVQKERFSDLMEYERVKNVYILKRDMLCKAKENMKIMHPLPRVNEIAYDVDDDPHAYYIQQAQNGLYAREAIFCHCLGISLDDVKNDKSIIE
- a CDS encoding penicillin-binding protein 1A, which gives rise to MRKRFIHILWAVFGTGILMVILAFVAIWFGMIGYMPDIEDLQNPINRFATQVYSADGKVLGTWNLNKENRIVIPYKKMSPYLIKALVATEDERFYEHSGIDFRALGRAIVKRGILGQTNAGGGSTITQQLAKQLYSEKAGSTMERLLQKPIEWVIAVKLERYYTKEEILALYLNYFDFLHNAVGIKTAANTYFNKEPKNLTLCESATLIGLCKNPSLFNPVRYPERARERRNVVLSQMVKAGYLSRGEYSQCAAEPLTLNFHRTDHKDGSATYLREFLRQYMMAKRPERSDYPSWNRAQFVVDSIQWENDPLYGWCNKNYKKDGSPYNVYSDGLKVFTTIDSRIQQYAEEAMYQHVARYLQPRFSAEIARKPSSPYSDKLTPKQIKSILNRSITQSERYRTMKAAGYSEDEIKAAFRKKQEMTVFTYHGDIDTLMSPLDSIRYYKSFLRSGFMSMDPKTGAVKAYVGGLDYTHFMYDMVSLGRRQVGSTIKPFLYSLAMSNGFQPCDLAPNRQQTYMVAGRPWTPRNANHSRAGQMVPLSWGLAQSSNWVSAYLMSKLNPQQFVQMLRDFGINNPDIHASMSLCLGPCEVSVSEMVSAYTVFANHGIRTAPMFVSRIEDNEGNTIATFQPRMNEVISADNAMKMLTMLMGVVDNGTAGRLRYRYNLEGQIGAKTGTTNNNSDGWFIGFTPQLVSGCWVGGEERDIHFDSMSMGQGATMALPIWAIFMKKVYADPSLGISPAIKFDLPEDYNPCSRKAAEQDDFEEVGGGSIDEVFE